From a region of the Bradyrhizobium diazoefficiens genome:
- a CDS encoding ABC transporter ATP-binding protein has protein sequence MASKPLSPDKQKLAAQDAAELDDKLVAAAKPDLEDDEDAEADDELELDDDEDEDLVVFTAREAAGALATVVGFVKPFLANYKRMLSFVAFGVFVETLFNVIMPLSLKFLIDDALGEEDFRALYKILGALAVAGIFTSIVAVWYERWDARLAACVISDVRKRLFEHVQDLPAAYFGRTRRGEILSRFSVDLSAFEGSVKTFANSAALPFLELIAGIILMMFLNWQLAAVALLVFPITLVGPRILTPKAVQANYEQKLNESALLGMVQENVAAQAVIKAFSLQRKMFGFFTFRNDETRNKIASAAFLSTMVERTVTISVLLLHLVVLALGAYLATKGQITIGTFVTFESAFWEVSYNIAHVMHFIPVSISSAAAIRHIQELLDEPTRGADRPGAPDLPRITNDITFDHVTFQYESSQTPVLDNLSLKLNAGKRIAIVGPSGSGKSTLLNLILRLYVPDEGRVTIDGVDVRKVTLGSLRRSMAVVFQENMLFNMSIRENIRLGKEGATDEEVEEAARKAEIHRYIMSLPQRYDTPVGERGDTLSGGQRQRIAIARAIIRNPSVLLLDEATSALDQTTEAAINRTLLKVAKGRTMIWSTHRLTSVVEMDEIIVISGGRAIERGSHAQLLAKNGTYRKLWNDQVHQPHGAAAPADDGRDDDDEDDLEDEEDEEEEEE, from the coding sequence ATGGCGTCCAAGCCTCTCTCGCCCGACAAACAGAAGCTCGCTGCGCAAGACGCGGCCGAGCTCGACGACAAGCTCGTCGCGGCTGCCAAACCGGACCTCGAAGACGACGAGGATGCCGAGGCGGATGACGAGCTGGAACTCGACGACGATGAGGACGAGGACCTCGTCGTCTTTACCGCTCGCGAAGCTGCCGGCGCGCTCGCGACCGTCGTCGGCTTCGTCAAGCCTTTCCTGGCGAACTATAAGCGGATGCTGTCATTCGTGGCGTTCGGCGTCTTCGTCGAGACGCTGTTCAACGTCATCATGCCACTCAGCCTCAAGTTCCTGATCGATGACGCGCTCGGCGAGGAGGACTTCCGGGCGCTGTACAAGATTCTCGGCGCGCTTGCCGTCGCCGGCATCTTCACCTCGATCGTCGCTGTCTGGTACGAGCGCTGGGATGCGCGGCTAGCTGCCTGTGTCATCTCCGACGTCCGCAAGCGCCTGTTCGAGCATGTCCAGGACCTGCCGGCTGCCTATTTCGGACGCACCAGGCGCGGCGAGATCCTGTCGCGCTTCTCCGTCGACCTCTCGGCCTTCGAAGGGTCAGTGAAGACCTTTGCCAACAGCGCGGCGCTGCCGTTTCTGGAATTGATCGCCGGCATCATCCTGATGATGTTCCTGAACTGGCAGCTCGCGGCGGTCGCGCTGCTCGTGTTCCCGATCACGCTGGTCGGCCCGCGGATCCTGACGCCCAAGGCGGTGCAGGCCAATTACGAACAGAAGCTCAACGAGAGCGCACTGCTCGGCATGGTGCAGGAGAACGTTGCGGCGCAGGCCGTGATCAAGGCGTTCAGCCTGCAGCGCAAGATGTTCGGCTTCTTCACCTTCCGCAACGACGAGACGCGCAACAAGATCGCCTCAGCCGCCTTCCTGTCGACCATGGTGGAGCGGACGGTCACTATCTCGGTGCTGCTGCTGCACTTGGTCGTGCTGGCCCTCGGCGCGTACCTGGCGACCAAGGGTCAGATCACCATCGGCACCTTCGTCACCTTCGAGAGTGCGTTCTGGGAGGTGTCCTACAACATCGCCCATGTGATGCATTTCATCCCGGTGTCGATCTCCTCGGCCGCTGCGATCCGCCACATCCAGGAACTGCTGGACGAACCGACCCGCGGCGCCGATCGCCCGGGCGCCCCCGACCTGCCGCGCATTACCAACGACATCACCTTCGATCACGTCACCTTCCAGTACGAGAGCAGTCAGACGCCGGTGCTGGACAATCTCAGTCTCAAGCTCAATGCGGGTAAACGCATCGCGATCGTCGGCCCGAGCGGCTCCGGCAAGAGCACGTTGCTCAACCTGATCCTGCGGCTCTACGTGCCTGACGAGGGCCGCGTCACCATCGACGGCGTCGACGTCCGCAAGGTGACGCTGGGTTCACTGCGCCGGAGCATGGCCGTGGTGTTCCAGGAGAACATGCTGTTCAACATGTCGATCCGCGAGAACATCCGGCTCGGCAAGGAGGGCGCGACCGACGAGGAGGTGGAGGAGGCGGCCAGGAAGGCCGAGATCCACCGCTACATCATGAGCCTGCCGCAGCGATACGACACGCCGGTCGGCGAGCGTGGCGACACCCTGTCGGGCGGCCAGCGCCAGCGCATCGCGATCGCGCGCGCGATCATCCGCAACCCCTCGGTGCTGCTGCTGGACGAAGCCACATCGGCATTGGACCAGACCACGGAAGCCGCGATCAACCGCACGCTGCTCAAGGTCGCCAAGGGCCGCACCATGATCTGGTCGACCCACCGCCTGACTTCTGTGGTCGAGATGGACGAGATCATCGTGATTTCCGGGGGCAGGGCGATCGAGCGCGGCTCGCATGCCCAGCTGCTCGCCAAGAACGGGACCTATCGCAAGCTGTGGAACGACCAAGTCCACCAGCCGCATGGCGCGGCGGCTCCGGCCGACGACGGCAGAGACGATGACGACGAAGACGACCTCGAGGACGAAGAGGACGAAGAGGAAGAGGAGGAGTGA